From Cyprinus carpio isolate SPL01 chromosome A7, ASM1834038v1, whole genome shotgun sequence, a single genomic window includes:
- the LOC109046196 gene encoding dual specificity mitogen-activated protein kinase kinase 5-like isoform X3 — MLLLVLNNLCSMESEGIVIRIKTPVGDMDSSVDSPSHLNFNDLLAAIRDVMPEATVTAFEYEDEVGDRITVRSDEELKAMLSYYCNTVMEQRINGLLPEPLQIFPRAGKTPGIRNIHGLKVNTRPESSSGRGSSAADSRSNDSSLKKSSAELKKILTNGQINEHDLQYQEQLGHGNGGTVYKAYHLLGKRIVAVKVIPLDITVELQKQIMSELEILYKCDSPYIIKFYSAFFVENRISICTEFMDGGSLDVYWRIPEHVLGRIAVAVVKGLTYLWSLKILHRDVKPSNMLVNTRGQIKLCDFGVSTQLVNSIAKTYVGTNAYMAPERISGEQYGIHSDVWSVGISFMECLQAACPNRCWPTAMHGSHSRSPTDCYTHTHTQTLLCYPFGPSPF, encoded by the exons ATGCTTCTACTTGTTTTGAATAACCTGTGCAGCATGGAATCTGAGGGCATCGTGATCCGGATAAAGACGCCGGTGGGAGACATGGACTCCTCAGTGGACTCTCCATCACATCTCAACTTTAACGATCTGCTG GCCGCGATCAGGGATGTCATGCCTGAAGCCACAGTCACAGCTTTTGAAT ATGAGGATGAAGTTGGTGACCGAATCACGGTTCGCAGTGATGAGGAGCTCAAAGCCATGCTGTCGTAT TATTGCAACACAGTAATGGAGCAACGCATCAATGGACTGTTACCTGAGCCTTTACAGATATTTCCACGAG CCGGTAAGACCCCAGGGATCCGCAACATACACGGCTTGAAG GTGAACACGCGGCCCGAATCCTCGAGTGGCAGGGGCTCCTCTGCGGCTGATTCCCGGTCCAATGATAG CAGTTTAAAGAAATCTTCAGCTGAGCTTAAGAAGATTTTGACAAATGGACAG ATAAATGAACATGACCTCCAGTACCAGGAGCAGCTTGGCCATGGAAATGGCGGAACGGTTTACAA AGCTTACCACTTGCTTGGGAAGAGAATTGTAGCGGTGAAG GTTATTCCTCTCGACATCACAGTGGAGCTGCAGAAGCAGATCATGTCTGAGCTTGAGATCCTTTATAAG tgtgattcTCCATACATCATAAAGTTCTACAGTGCTTTCTTTGTGGAGAACAGAATATCAATATGCACTGAGTTTATGGATG GTGGCTCTCTGGATGTCTACTGGAGAATCCCAGAGCATGTGTTGGGCAGAATTGCTGTTGCG GTGGTAAAAGGATTAACGTACCTCTGGAGCCTGAAGATTTTACACAGAG ATGTGAAACCCTCCAACATGTTGGTTAACACACGGGGTCAAATCAAACTGTGTGACTTTGGAGTCAGCACACag CTGGTGAACTCCATTGCTAAAACATATGTTGGAACCAATGCATACATGGCG CCAGAGCGGATATCAGGGGAACAGTATGGTATTCACTCAGACGTGTGGAGCGTAGGAATCTCTTTCATGGAG TGTCTGCAGGCAGCCTGTCCAAACAGATGTTGGCCTACAGCAATGCATGGATCACACTCAAGATCTCCCACTgactgctacacacacacacacacacaaacactgctctGCTATCCTTTTGGACCCTCTCCCTTCTAA